The Silvibacterium dinghuense DNA window TGGCGTCCGCGACCGAATGGCAGGTCGTAGGTGCCGCTCAGGTGAAGGATGTTGCGCACATCAAAGGAGCTGGGGAAGTAGTTCAGGCTATGGTTGCGCTCCGTGTAGTAGGCAGGTGCGCTGTTCGAGCGCCCACCGTATACACCCGGAGCTGAGCTGCCCTGGATGCTGGTACCCAGCGATTTTGCCAATGTGTAGTTGGCATCGAACTGCATGCCATGCCACGCGTTCTGGCGAAAGTCCACCTGTAGCGAGTTGTAGTTGGAGAATCCCTGCGCCTTCATCTCCAGAATCTCAGCGCCGGCGGCGAAGGGATTTTCCTGAAAGAAGTTGATCGGGTAGCTGCCGCCCGTGCTACCGCACGGGCTCCAGCTTGCACCCACCAGCGAGCAGAGGTAGGTCTCATTACCTGCCAGTGTTCCGGCAAAGGCACCCACCTGGCCCTGCTTCAGGTCTGTAATAAAGGCACTGCTGGTGAAATTTGAGCTGCCGCCCGCAGCCGCGAAAGCCTGGGTCATGATCGGCAGATTGTTCCCTGCAAAGCTGGTGCCGCCCGACGCAGCCAGGTTGGCCTGCGCCTTCTTGAACTCGGACAGAAAACCGTTTTCAAAGATGTTGGTCTCGTTGTAGTTCGAGGGCATCCACTGGCGCTTCGCCACGTTGCCCAGGTAGCGCACTTCCAGCACATTGTTATGGTTCAGCTCGCGCTGAATGCCCAGTGTCCAGGACTCCACGTATGGCTGCTGGATATGTGGATCAAAGGTGAAGTATGACGTATCGCTGAAGGCTTGATACGACATCGGAATCACCGACTGGAAGGGCGAAGGCGAAGTCGAAATCAACGACGGCAGCGTGCCACCCAGCGAAACCGTACCGGCCGTGTAATAGCCTGCAGGCTGAACACCGTTGGACGTAGGCGTGTTGCCATACGCGTAGTAATAGGTATTGAAATTCGCGCCGTTATTCGAGCCGAAGTTCCAGAAGTTCTGCGCGCCTTCTGTGTAGTTCTTGAAGGTGAAGCTGCCGCGGACCACCGTCTTGCCGTCACCCAGGAACTTGCCCAGCCAGCCATCCGAGTTCCCACGCGGGTTCCACGCAAAGCCGAAATTGGGCTCCGGATGCACATAGGTAGCTGCGTAGGCCGTCGCGTGCGGTCCTTCCACTGGATTCTGCACACCGCCCAAAGAGCCCGGATCGAAAATATCGCCCACGGCCGTCGGGCCCCAGAGGTTAGGAATGTCCGGATGCGTATAGAAACCGGTCTCATCCTTTGAAGTACCGGTCAGATCCCAGCGCAGGCCTGCATTGATCGTCAGGGTCGGCATCGCCTTCCACTGATCCTCAATAAAGAAAGCAGTCTGGTTAAGACGCTCGTGCAGGTTGAATGCCTGGCCTGTCTGAAATTGCTTGGTTTTGGCGTTCACAAACTCGCCCAGACTGTAATAGGTCATGCGACCGGTCAAAGTAGCGTACAGACCTTCCACGTCTGAGGTCGCGCCAGTCGGACCATCGCTGGCGACAAGGTTGTCTACCCCATCCTGCGCCGGATCACCGGTCACCATGCTGTCGACACCGATGTACGGAACAAACTGCTGGTTATAGTAGTGGTCGATTTCCGTCGAAGATTCCACGCCGAAGCTGATCGAGTGTTTACCGTGAATCCAGGTCGTGTCATCCTTCACGCCAAGCACCGGGTACAGCGAGCCGAGCCTGAGCTGGTTGAAGCCGTTCACACCTGAGGTCAGCCCGAAACCGAAGGCCAGGTCACCCTGCTCCAGCATGCTTGCTGTCGGCGTATCGATGCCCTGTGAGTTCCATGTTGTGGCCGTATAGAGGTAACCAACACGGAACGAGTTGATCATATTCGGTTTCAGCGTCCAGTCGAAGCCCGCTACAGCCTGATAGTTGCGGTTCAGATAGCTATACGCCTGGTTTGCGTAGTAGGCACCCGGATACGGCGGCGCGCCCGAATCTGTGGAGTAGTAGTTCGATTCGTTCACCGCACCGGTCAGGTGGAAGTTCTGCGTCAGGTTGTAGTCCAGACGCAGTGTCGGAAACTTTTCGACAATATTTTCTTTGTTCGCGAAGTTCACCTGGTTGTGATTCAGATCGATGTTGTTCGTCATCGTCGCGCCTGTCGCGCTCTCACTCGCCTTGATGTTGGCAAGGTCCTGTGCGATCAGCGTATTGATCGTGCCCGTGCAGGTAGAGCAGCCAGAAGAGGCGCCGCCTTCGAGCACATTGACGGTCTTCGCCGTCGTCGACTGCGAGCCGTCGGCCAAAACCGGGTAATACGAATAAAGACCTGCCGCCGCCGCATCCGTGGGAGTCTCGGTGCTGACAGTAAACTTGGACGGCTCACGGAAGTTGGCAAGGCTTACGAAGAAGAACGCCTTGTCCTTGATGATGGGACCGCCGACGCTGCCACCGAAGTCGTTGATGATCTCCTTCGAGCGGTTCTGGTCGACATAGTTGTTGTACCAGCTGTTCGCATTCAGAGCGTCATTGCGGTAATCCTCGAACAGACGGCCGTGAAACTGGTTGGTGCCGCTGCGCGTGGTGAAGTTGATATTCATCGCCGCCGTGCCACCCTGCGAGGCATCAAGCTCGCTGGTCTGCACCGTCATTTCCTGCACATCTTCAATGCGGTTCTGAATCACCGGACCATTGCCGCTGTAGCCGGCGCTCTTATCGCGGTTGGTGATAATCGAAAATCCGTTTGCGCCTGCACTAAAGGCGCCACCCGGCAGGTTATTAAAGTTCGCTCCGTCCACTGAGCCCGGAACCATGAACGCGAACGAAGTAACATCGCGGCCCTGCAGTGGCAGGTCTTCCACCTGCTTCAGGTTCACCGTCGTAGCAATCGTATTGCTCGTCGTATCCAGCAGGGGTGTCTCATCGCTGTTCACCGAAACCGTCTGTGTCGAGGACCCGACAGCCAGCGTCACACGCAGGTTCGTTACCTGACTGGTCTGGATCGTCACCTGCGGATACTCGCTGGTCGCAAATCCGTCCCTCGAAACGCTCAGCGTGTATTGCGCTGGAGGCAGTGACGGAAGAACAGCATTGCCATCGCCCTTGGTTACCGACCTACGCGTGTCGTTGGTGCCCAGATTGCGCAACGTCAGCTGCGCTCCGTTCACCACCGCACCCGACGCATCCTGTACCGTCACATTCAGTGCACCGGTGGCCATATCCTGCGCCCAGGCGGAAACGTCGGACAAGCAGAGACAGGCTGCCACCAGTGCCAGAATTACGAAAGGGAAACGAAACTGCCGGCGGCTTGCATCTTCCAGCCGACAAAGAGAGACCTGCGAAGGCCGGGTAAGACCGGCTGCCGGATCTGAGGTCCGGTTATGGCTCCGGGGCATAGCGTCATTCTCCTGAATGAAGTCGTACTGCCTGCTCTGCTTGCCGTGCCTCAGGAAGATGCTGCTCATCAGAAAACCTTTCCTCAGGAGACCCAGCAATAAATACAGTTTTGGGTACAACTACGTTTGCCCACTTTCCCAACCGGTGTCAACAGAAAATGAATACACAATCGTATTTTTGTGATTTTGCACCGAAACTGCAGCGTTTCCACAGGCCCGGCCACATTCTCGCGTGTTTGATATGGTGAGCTTGGAAGACTGGCCGCGCTTTTCCCGCCCGGCCAGCCCATACGACCAGTCATGGAACCAAACGAAGCGCACGAACTACAGGAAGAGCACGAACACGCCGCCCACGATCCCAGCCTCCGCCCGGTGAGCTTCACCATGAGCGTGCTGGCCGTGCTGGTCGCCATCACCACCGTTCTCGGCCATCGCACCCATACGGAAGCGGTCCTCGAGCAGGCCCGTGCCAGCGATCAATGGAATCTCTACCAGGCCAAGAAGAACCGCCAGTACAACACCCAGCTCACCGCCGACATGCTCTCGGCAATCACCATCCGCGACCCC harbors:
- a CDS encoding carboxypeptidase-like regulatory domain-containing protein, translated to MSDVSAWAQDMATGALNVTVQDASGAVVNGAQLTLRNLGTNDTRRSVTKGDGNAVLPSLPPAQYTLSVSRDGFATSEYPQVTIQTSQVTNLRVTLAVGSSTQTVSVNSDETPLLDTTSNTIATTVNLKQVEDLPLQGRDVTSFAFMVPGSVDGANFNNLPGGAFSAGANGFSIITNRDKSAGYSGNGPVIQNRIEDVQEMTVQTSELDASQGGTAAMNINFTTRSGTNQFHGRLFEDYRNDALNANSWYNNYVDQNRSKEIINDFGGSVGGPIIKDKAFFFVSLANFREPSKFTVSTETPTDAAAAGLYSYYPVLADGSQSTTAKTVNVLEGGASSGCSTCTGTINTLIAQDLANIKASESATGATMTNNIDLNHNQVNFANKENIVEKFPTLRLDYNLTQNFHLTGAVNESNYYSTDSGAPPYPGAYYANQAYSYLNRNYQAVAGFDWTLKPNMINSFRVGYLYTATTWNSQGIDTPTASMLEQGDLAFGFGLTSGVNGFNQLRLGSLYPVLGVKDDTTWIHGKHSISFGVESSTEIDHYYNQQFVPYIGVDSMVTGDPAQDGVDNLVASDGPTGATSDVEGLYATLTGRMTYYSLGEFVNAKTKQFQTGQAFNLHERLNQTAFFIEDQWKAMPTLTINAGLRWDLTGTSKDETGFYTHPDIPNLWGPTAVGDIFDPGSLGGVQNPVEGPHATAYAATYVHPEPNFGFAWNPRGNSDGWLGKFLGDGKTVVRGSFTFKNYTEGAQNFWNFGSNNGANFNTYYYAYGNTPTSNGVQPAGYYTAGTVSLGGTLPSLISTSPSPFQSVIPMSYQAFSDTSYFTFDPHIQQPYVESWTLGIQRELNHNNVLEVRYLGNVAKRQWMPSNYNETNIFENGFLSEFKKAQANLAASGGTSFAGNNLPIMTQAFAAAGGSSNFTSSAFITDLKQGQVGAFAGTLAGNETYLCSLVGASWSPCGSTGGSYPINFFQENPFAAGAEILEMKAQGFSNYNSLQVDFRQNAWHGMQFDANYTLAKSLGTSIQGSSAPGVYGGRSNSAPAYYTERNHSLNYFPSSFDVRNILHLSGTYDLPFGRGRQFFNNNRLLNSAIGGWTVGTILTYSGGDPFLFTGGTYTFNSQSDSGIDLTNVTVKQLQHQIHPRYNTGHPWVNMFDSKYIASSGIANGEYISPHETAGTFGQFVWLHAPKWINTDMSVNKTIPLTHGVTFKMQGEFLNAFNHTAWGGMNTAVQSTSFGSTTTTMNNPRNIELRANFEF